From one Montipora capricornis isolate CH-2021 chromosome 10, ASM3666992v2, whole genome shotgun sequence genomic stretch:
- the LOC138019417 gene encoding neurogenic locus notch homolog protein 4-like has product MKPALILFFLVGIVYAVEGKGEGDSKKGENLSADSTSPDHTAECETQAQREHYCLHGGTCIRYPDSIADGPYCRCAPGYEGTRCATLRPHT; this is encoded by the exons ATGAAGCCTgctcttattttatttttcctcgTTGGAATTGTGTACGCAGTTGAGGGAAAGGGTGAAG GTGACTCGAAGAAGGGGGAAAATCTATCCGCGGACTCGACGTCTCCAGATCATACAGCCG aaTGTGAAACTCAAGCACAAAGGGAACATTACTGTTTGCATGGTGGAACTTGTATCCGTTATCCCGACTCCATAGCTGATGGTCCTTATTGCCGGTGCGCACCAGGATACGAGGGTACTCGTTGTGCAACGTTACGCCCACACACGTAA